One Flavobacterium cerinum genomic window, CGCTTTCCGGACAACTTACTTTGGTTCTGGACGGAGATAACCGTACGGGGAAAGCCGGTAAATTCCAAAATATCGACAACATCTGTGTAACGCGAAACTTTGTCTATTTACAGGAAGATTCTAACGGATACGGAAACGAAACGCACGATGCTTATATCTATCAATATAATATTGCTACCGGTGATTTAAAAGTCGTTTTTGAACTGGATCACAAACGCAATGAACCGGGCGATAAATATATGAGTGCTACATCTGCTTTAGGATCATGGGAATACGGAGCACTTATCGATGTTTCCGACATCATCGGTATTCCGGATACATTTATGTTGAGCATTCAGACGCACTCCTGGAAAAAAGATCGCTTCCAAGGTGTAGACGGTGGTAGTGTACGCCCGAATGAGAAACAAGGTAGCCAGGTTATTTTAATCAAAGGATTACAACGTTAATACGTCATCATCTATTATCAAAACTATTAGGAATGCGGTACCCACTGCATTCCTATTTTTCAATATATATTATATGAGATTACTTCTTATTACCTTTTCTTGCCTTTTACTCTTCACCTCTTGCCAAAACAAGCAACCGGAAAAATTAAACCCGGTTCAAAAAACACACTATTTCTTAAAGGACAACTATATTGCTTTTGCCGATGAGGTAAAAACGCTTTATGATCTTACGCTACAAAATACACCCGTCGAATCACTTCAAAAGCAATTTAAAAAAGCCCGGCTCGGTTATAAAAATGTAGAAAGTCTCGTTACGTTTTATTATCCCGAAGCCTCGAAAACGATTAACGGTGCGGCTATCGATAAAAACGACGTACACGAAACGAGTCGGAAAATTGAAGAAGCCACCGGTTTTCAAAAAATTGAAGAAAGCTTGTTTACCGAAAACCCGGATCGTGATGAACTACGTAAACAAACCGGTATTTTAAACGGACTTGTACAATCGCTTCGCGACGACTTTGCGCTATTGGAACTAACCGACAGCAATATTTTTGAAGCGCAGAAATTACAAATGCTGCGAATGATGAGTCTCGGCATTTCCGGTTTTGACTCCCCTGTAGCCTTCCATTCTCTACCGGAAGCCATTACGACATTAAAAAGTATTCATTCTGTTGTTTCCCTTTTTTCCGATAACACTAAATTGGATACTCTTATCGCAAAGAGTACTGCTTATATTGAACAACATCCGGATTTCAACAACTTTAACCGCGCCGATTTTATCGTGGATTATTGCATTCCTATTTCAAAAGCTATTCATCAAATACAATTCGATTTAAAGATTCCTAATAATCCGATACCCACTGCAATTGATTTTAGCAAAGCAACAGTTTTTGAAGAAGGGGCTTTTAATCCTGATTTTTTTGCTCCGGCTTCTAACAAAAAACCGTCACCCGGACAAATTGCTCTCGGGAAGCAACTCTTTTTTGATCCGTTATTAAGCGGTAATAATAAAGTATCTTGTGCCACTTGTCATATTCCCGAAGCTGCTTATGCCGATCACAAAACAAAAGCAGTAAACGGAAGTACCTTATCCCGAAATACGCCTACCTTATTAGCATCGGCTTATCAGAATGTACAGTTTTTAGACGGTCGGGTTGCCTATTTGGAAGATCAGGCTAAAAATGTAATTAATAACAAAGACGAGATGCACGGTAGTTTTGCAGAAGCTTTACGGAAAGTTCAAAGCAATTCGGCTTACCAGTCGGCATTTAAAAAGGTATTTAAAGACAATACGGTTACAGAGGAAGCCCTTTTAAAATCATTAGCTTCATTTGTACGGTCACTTTCCAAAATGGATTCTAAGTTTGATGCTTATTTACGCGGTAAAAATCAGCTGACTGTTCGTGAGAAAAACGGTTTTAATTTATTTATGGGTAAAGCCAAATGCGCCACTTGCCATTTTTTCCCGTTGTTTAACGGTAGTGTGCCTCCTTTTTATAATGAAACCGAAAGCGAAGTATTAGGTGTTCCGTCACGTCCGGTTATTCAAAATGCTATAATTGATTCCGATTTGGGCGAATATCTGATTACAAAAGCACCTTTAAAAAAATATGCTTTTAAAACCCCAACGGTACGCAACAGTGCCATTACTTATCCGTATATGCATAATGGTGTTTATCAATCGCTGGAGGCCGTAATAGATTTTTATAATCGTGGCGGAGGTGCCGGCATAGGAATTTCGGTCGACAATCAAACCCTTCCACCGGATGAATTAGGTCTGAATCAAACCGAAATCAGCGATCTTATTTTATTTATTAAAACATTAGATAGCCCGAAAACGACTTTATATTAATTTTTTCGCGCTTCAAACAAACCGATCAATTTTGTAACCGTATTCCAGTTTCGGGAAGTTGCCGTTACTTTTAGTTTGTTCTCAATCCAATTATTATTCATTTTGGAATTACCGGCCGGGTTTTCATAACACAGATATAAGGCCCGGCGGTCTTCCGAAAATCGGAATGTATCCGGCTGGACAAAATTCGGATCAAGCTTACTTTCATTTTCCGGCAACGGTTCTGTAGCCAGAAAAGCTACATAGAGTTGTTTTACCGGCATTGCAAATTCATTTAAATACGGATTATTATGAAAGATTTGTAACAGACTTTCTTCCGAAACAGCCACAACCGGTACTTGAAAATTATATTTCTCCAATAACAATGCTGTGATCTGTTGTTCGATTTTTTCCGGATTCGCTTCCGGAGTATCGACAAAAATATTTCCGCTTTGGATATAGGTCTGTACATTTTCGAATCCGGCTTCGGTTAACAAGTTCCGAAGGTCTTCCATTTTAATGATCTTCTGTCCCGAAACATTAATTCCTCTTAACAACACCAGGTGTGTGTGCATAATTGTTGCGTTTTTTTAAGATTACCGTAAACTTAGCTCCTTTGTCGGCTCCATCGCTTTCGGCCAATATCTTTCCGTTGCTTCGTTCTACTATTTTACGGCACAAATATAATCCAATTCCCGTTGACGGTTCTTTATTGGTTCCCAAACGGGAATACTTAGTGAATTTCTGAAACAGTTCTTCTTTTGTCTCATTTTCAAATCCCATTCCTTTATCCGCCACAATAAAAACAATACTGTCGTTTTCTTCCATAATATATAAGGTGATTTCCGAATCTGCATATGAAAACTTGATTGCATTATCGACCAGATTCATCAAAACCCGTTGCAGGTATTCCTCTTTCATCACCACATCAATTTTTTCCACTTCTTTTACGACCTGTAATTTTAGATTTTTATGCTGTAGCTTTTGATGAGAGACTTTTTCAATCAATTCGATAATTTCATCCAAGCGGTATTCCTGATTTTCTGTAGCCGATCTGGAAAAGATTTCTTCCTCGCGTAACAATTCTATAAAGCTTTCTAAAAATTCCAGCTGATATGTCGTGGATTCCATTATTAATTCGGCATAATTTTTCACTTTATCTGAAGGCTCTTCCTCCAAAATAAAACGAGCTAAAAACTGAGGAGTCGAAGCAAAATTTTTCAGGTCATGCGACAACAATGAAATAAGGTCTTTTTTTTCGCTTAACAGGTCTTCATTTTCATTAATCCTCATCTGTAAATTCGTCAGCAATGTTCCGACTTCATCCGTATACCGGGTTGGAAGTGACGGGATAATCCCTCTTTCACTATATTTAATTAAGGCTTCGGAAGCGATTTCCATTGGTCGGACTAATTTTCGCAATATCCATAATGTAACTCCGGTTGCCAATAATGTCAGTACCAGGGTAAGAGCAAAAAGTGTAGGCGGAGAAATACTATTCGGATGAAAAAGGATGTACACCACAATACCGATTAGCGGGATATGAATCCCTAAAAAAGCTATGAAAAGGAACTTAAGCACATAACTTTTTCTTAAAAAAGGTATATGGGACAACCATGTATATAATTTCATAATTTCTGGGGCAATTACTTCATTAATTGTATCAAATATAAATATTATGCTTGTACAATTTGCACCGTCAAATAAAAAAAGTATGTTTTCGCATTTTACAAACACAACAATCCTTATTTTTGCCACATGGGAAGAAAAAGAACAGATAAAATCGTTTTTGATACAGTAAAAGTCCTTGATGCAGGTGCAAAAGGCGTATCGGTTGCCAAAGCTCCGGATGGAAAAGTAATTTTTATTCCGAATGTGGTGCCGGGTGATGTAGTTGATGTACAAACCTTTAAGAAACGCAAGTCTTATTACGAAGGAAAGGCTGTACATTTTCATGAATTTTCAGAGTACCGGGTAGCTCCTGTTTGTGATCATTTTGGTGCCTGCGGAGGCTGTAAATGGCAGAATATGAATTACGATCGCCAGTTATTTTACAAAAATCAGGAGGTTTATAATAATTTAAAACGAATCGGAAAAATTGAATTACCGGACTTTGAGCCTATTCTTGGTTCTGAAAAGCAATTTTTCTACCGTAATAAAATGGAATTTTCTTTTTCGAATGCCCGATGGTTAACCGAAAAGGAAATTCAGAGCGAAGAAGATTACAGCAACCAGAATGCATTAGGTTTCCATATCCCAAGAATGTGGGATAAAATTCTGGACATTAGTAAATGTCATTTACAGGAAGATCCTTCTAATGCGATCCGTAATGAGATTAGACGTTTTGCTAATGCGCATAACCTTCCGTTTTTCAATCCGAGAAACCACGAAGGTTTATTACGTACCTTAATGATCCGTACGGCTTCAACCGGCGAAATCATGGTATTGGTTCAGTTTTATGAAGAAAACAAGGAGCAACGCGAATTATTGTTAAACTTCCTTGCTGAACGTTTTCCTGAAATCACCTCGTTACAATACGTAATCAACAGTAAAGCTAACGATACATTATACGATCAGAATATTATACTATATAAAGGTAGAGATTATATCCTGGAAGAAATGGAAGGTTTGCATTTTAGTATTAATGCCAAATCATTTTACCAGACCAATTCCGATCAGGCTTACGAATTATATAAAATCACCCGTGACTTCGCCGGATTAACCGGAAACGAACTGGTTTACGATTTATATACCGGAACCGGAACCATTGCTCAATTTGTCTCTAAAAAGGCGCGTAAAGTAATTGGAGTAGAAGCCGTTCCCGAAGCTATTGCCGATGCGAAAGAAAATGCAAAACGCAATTCCATTACAAACTGTGATTTCTTTGTGGGAGATATGAAAGTTGTATTTAATGAAGCTTTTATTGCCACTCACGGAAAACCGGATGTTATTATTACCGATCCGCCTCGTGACGGAATGCATAAAGATGTTGTGGATCAGATTCTGAAAATTGCACCGGAACGTGTGGTATATGTTAGCTGTAATTCGGCTACTCAGGCCCGCGACCTTGCTTTAATGGACGAAATGTATAAAGTTACCCGTGTACGCCCGGTTGATATGTTCCCGCAAACGCATCACGTGGAAAATGTTGTACTTTTGGAAAAACGTTAATGATCCTGATGAGAAAAATAAAAACTTTAGTTGTCGCTTTTATCCTGGCTCATTCTTTTTGGAGCTGTGAGAAAGATGATATTTGTGCCGATGGTACACCTACTACACCTAGTGTTGTGATTGAGTTTTACGATATAGAGAACCCTACCGTTTTAAAAAATGTGACCAATCTTAAAGTGATTGCCGAGGGAATGACTGACGGAATTATTTTTAATCCGTCAGCACAAAACGATGCAAAATATCTGACCAACGGGAATAAGATAAAAATTCCGTTGCGAACAACACAGGACAATACAACTTATCGTTTTATTTTAAATGCTAACAGCACCAACCCTTCTGAGATTAACGAAGACACGCTTAGTTTTAACTATTCGCGAACAGATGAATACGTTTCCAGAGCATGTGGTTATAAAACCGTTTTTCAATTAGATGCTGACAATCCGGTATTGTCAGCAACAGATACCAATCCATGGATCGGATCAAGAATAATCCAACAATCAAATATTCAAAATGAAAATGCGACACACCTTAAAATCTATTTTTAGTTTTGTCCTTTTAGGGTTATCTCTGAATCTAGCCGCTCAGGATTCTATTCCAAAGAAAACGGAGCGCTATGGTATTCGTGTGGGCGCCGATTTGAGTCGTTTAGCACGTTCTTTTTATGAGAAGGATTATCGCGGTTTCGAAATCGTGGGTGATTACCGACTTTCTAAAAAAATATTTATTGCTGGCGAAATCGGGAATGAAGATCTTACCGAGAACGAAGCGCAATTAAGTTTTACAACTAAAGGAAGTTATTTTAAAGCCGGATTCGATTTCAATGCTTATGAAAACTGGCTGGATATGGAAAATATGATTTATGCCGGAATGCGATACGGAGTCAGTTCTTTTAGTCAGCAATTAAATTCCTATGCGATTTATAATACCAATCCGTATTTTGGTCAGGATATACTAACTCCCAATCAGAAATTTGACGGATTAACGGCACATTGGGTAGAATTTGTTGCGGGTGTAAAAGCTGAGCTTTTCAGCAATCTGTTTTTAGGTTTTAGCGTACGAATGAATTATCTGGTTTCGAATAAGAAGCCTGAAGGTTTTGACAATCTTTATATCCCCGGTTTTAACCGAACCTATGAAGGAAACTTCGGTGTCGGTTTTAATTATTCTCTTTCTTATTTTATACCGCTTTATAAAACGGCAAAAAAAACAGAATCAACTCAAAAGAAATAATTTAAAAGCAACGGAAACGTTGCTTTTTTTGTTTATTTTTAGATTATCATCCGTTAATTCTATTTCAAATGAAAAAAATAGCTATTCTTTTCTTTATCATTAGTTTTGTTTCTTGTCAACCCAAAAAAGACAATACTGATAATAGTAAAGAACAAAAAGCGACTGTTGACTATACTGTAGCTGTAAAGTTTATTTCTGATTATGTTACTACTCTTGAAAAAAACAAAGATGAGAACACTACAATTCAATGGATAGCGAATAACGGAATGCTTACCGCTGATTTTAAAAACCGATATAAAGAATTGATGGATAATGCCCGTAAAGACGATCCGGAATTGGGTTTGGGTTTTGATCCTATTTTAGATGCACAAGATTATCCTGATAAAAATTATGTCATACAAGCTATTGATTCCGTTACCGGTTTTGTAACCGTATCTTCAAACGATTCGGAAGATTTTCAGGTTATTCTAAAAGTCGTATCAGACGGGAGTCAGTCAAAAGTTGAAGGATCCGGTGTTATAAACATTCCGGAAGATCAAAGAGCACCGCGATAACAGTATAATTTTCGATACCGTAATCAATTTGATAAAGCTTTCCTAAAAATCATATTGATCTACCACTTTTCCTTTTCTATATTTTTTTGCATTTAAAAAAAATGAACCGTCTTCTTTTTTTTAAAAAAATCTTGATAATCGAATCTTTATTTCTGACATCATTATAGCCGTTTATATAAATCTGTTTTGTTATAATTTTATTACCATGGTGTTCTTCTAGTACTCCTTAATAAAAATTGTTACAGTGTTTTATTATTAAAATTCTAATAAACAATTTTAACCTTCATATTAATCCCCCTTCCATCCCATTCTTTCCTATTTATCAATTCTTTAAAATAAATTTCAAATTCATCCTTAGCTATAGAATCTAATTCACGGCTTACATAATATTTAAGGCAGGCTGTGGCAATATGCCGTTTCAAAGGAGTATCATCAAGACCTATAAAATACAGTCGTTTAGGTGCTTTTTTATAAGCTTCTTTACCAATCTCCTTTGCTTTTAAAATATCCTTATATCGCATATCATTATATGGATTTGAAGATTTTTCAGAAGTCGTTATTAAAAGAATGCTATCATTTTTATAACCTTCTTCAATACAAGAGAAAAAAACCTGATTTTTAAACCCTTCAATCCAATCTTCAGCTTGTATTTTATATGTAAATCCATAATATTTATCTAACGATCTATACGAATTACAGGCCGAAAATAACAGTATAACGATAATAATTTTTATTTTACTCATTTTACTTCAATCTAAAATCCATATATCGATTCGTTCTAATGAAATCAAATTAAAATGACATCCAATCGAGCAAATAATATCATTCCCATAGCCGTTAAAAACATCCGCATGTCCCGATACTGTTCCAGCCGAGTTAGCTGGTGTAATCAATGAATATATCCCTCTTTTATTTTTTAATAATATTGGGAAATTTTGCCCATGTAAACCTCCTTGCTCAGTACTAAAGAATTCATGTTTTGGATTATAAGGTGTATTCCCTTCTCCTGTATTCGTCCCGAATGTTTTCCGCATCCAACTGTTAAGTGCTCTTGCATTTACAAAAAAGTATTTGCCTTCAAAATCTCCCCCACCTTCTATGGTTTGTCCCGGAATATTGGGTATAACGACATTACACTTTATTAAAGCAATAGAAACTCTTAAAGCGCAAGTATTTTCTGTTACTTCCGGATAATCTAACCTTGCCTGCCAAACCGCACCTCCTACTATTCCATAATAAACACAAAGGTTACTCCCTTTACTAAACGTACTCCAAACGCCATGATAACTAAAATTTAAAGATTAAGCGGGAGAGTTTATTTTAGGGGAAAAGACACACCAAAAAATCACATAGGTTGATCTGTTTTATTGTAACTGTAAATTAGTTCATTTACTTTCAATTTCATCTACTTAAAAAAGGACAAGAAAGGTCAAATAAGGCAAAAAAAATCCCGGTGTAAAACCGGGACTTAATTATTTTATTTCTTTAATACCTTTAATAAAGAGCCACTTCATAAAAAGTCGTTCTCCTTCATTCGTTTTCACGGCCTGAAATTTAGGCGCTAATATTGTCGCCACAACAAATGCCGTTACCGGAATCCAATATCCCTGTAAATGGGTATACGTTCCTACAAGGTAACGAAACAGGATAAACAATACTGCAAATCCGGTTAACTGGAATACAAACGCTTTCGTTTTAGGTGCCATTGCCATATTACTATTCTTTAATTGTTATCGTTATTTTGAAATTTGGTACGCTTGCTACCTTCATACATTTCGTATTTCACAAAACGGGTTTCCAACTTACCGTTAAACAGCTTAATCTTACGCGACGGCTTTAAACCGACGAATTTTAAAGCTTCGATATTGGCTGTAATAAACCAGGCATTCGTTCCCGGGTAATGTTGCTTTAGCGTATCTCCAATTTCACGGTAAAAACGTTCCATTTCAATATCCAATCTTT contains:
- a CDS encoding sensor histidine kinase; its protein translation is MKLYTWLSHIPFLRKSYVLKFLFIAFLGIHIPLIGIVVYILFHPNSISPPTLFALTLVLTLLATGVTLWILRKLVRPMEIASEALIKYSERGIIPSLPTRYTDEVGTLLTNLQMRINENEDLLSEKKDLISLLSHDLKNFASTPQFLARFILEEEPSDKVKNYAELIMESTTYQLEFLESFIELLREEEIFSRSATENQEYRLDEIIELIEKVSHQKLQHKNLKLQVVKEVEKIDVVMKEEYLQRVLMNLVDNAIKFSYADSEITLYIMEENDSIVFIVADKGMGFENETKEELFQKFTKYSRLGTNKEPSTGIGLYLCRKIVERSNGKILAESDGADKGAKFTVILKKRNNYAHTPGVVKRN
- a CDS encoding T6SS effector amidase Tae4 family protein, with product MVGGAVWQARLDYPEVTENTCALRVSIALIKCNVVIPNIPGQTIEGGGDFEGKYFFVNARALNSWMRKTFGTNTGEGNTPYNPKHEFFSTEQGGLHGQNFPILLKNKRGIYSLITPANSAGTVSGHADVFNGYGNDIICSIGCHFNLISLERIDIWILD
- a CDS encoding DUF6048 family protein, with protein sequence MKMRHTLKSIFSFVLLGLSLNLAAQDSIPKKTERYGIRVGADLSRLARSFYEKDYRGFEIVGDYRLSKKIFIAGEIGNEDLTENEAQLSFTTKGSYFKAGFDFNAYENWLDMENMIYAGMRYGVSSFSQQLNSYAIYNTNPYFGQDILTPNQKFDGLTAHWVEFVAGVKAELFSNLFLGFSVRMNYLVSNKKPEGFDNLYIPGFNRTYEGNFGVGFNYSLSYFIPLYKTAKKTESTQKK
- the rlmD gene encoding 23S rRNA (uracil(1939)-C(5))-methyltransferase RlmD encodes the protein MGRKRTDKIVFDTVKVLDAGAKGVSVAKAPDGKVIFIPNVVPGDVVDVQTFKKRKSYYEGKAVHFHEFSEYRVAPVCDHFGACGGCKWQNMNYDRQLFYKNQEVYNNLKRIGKIELPDFEPILGSEKQFFYRNKMEFSFSNARWLTEKEIQSEEDYSNQNALGFHIPRMWDKILDISKCHLQEDPSNAIRNEIRRFANAHNLPFFNPRNHEGLLRTLMIRTASTGEIMVLVQFYEENKEQRELLLNFLAERFPEITSLQYVINSKANDTLYDQNIILYKGRDYILEEMEGLHFSINAKSFYQTNSDQAYELYKITRDFAGLTGNELVYDLYTGTGTIAQFVSKKARKVIGVEAVPEAIADAKENAKRNSITNCDFFVGDMKVVFNEAFIATHGKPDVIITDPPRDGMHKDVVDQILKIAPERVVYVSCNSATQARDLALMDEMYKVTRVRPVDMFPQTHHVENVVLLEKR
- a CDS encoding DUF6452 family protein translates to MRKIKTLVVAFILAHSFWSCEKDDICADGTPTTPSVVIEFYDIENPTVLKNVTNLKVIAEGMTDGIIFNPSAQNDAKYLTNGNKIKIPLRTTQDNTTYRFILNANSTNPSEINEDTLSFNYSRTDEYVSRACGYKTVFQLDADNPVLSATDTNPWIGSRIIQQSNIQNENATHLKIYF
- a CDS encoding cytochrome c peroxidase — its product is MRLLLITFSCLLLFTSCQNKQPEKLNPVQKTHYFLKDNYIAFADEVKTLYDLTLQNTPVESLQKQFKKARLGYKNVESLVTFYYPEASKTINGAAIDKNDVHETSRKIEEATGFQKIEESLFTENPDRDELRKQTGILNGLVQSLRDDFALLELTDSNIFEAQKLQMLRMMSLGISGFDSPVAFHSLPEAITTLKSIHSVVSLFSDNTKLDTLIAKSTAYIEQHPDFNNFNRADFIVDYCIPISKAIHQIQFDLKIPNNPIPTAIDFSKATVFEEGAFNPDFFAPASNKKPSPGQIALGKQLFFDPLLSGNNKVSCATCHIPEAAYADHKTKAVNGSTLSRNTPTLLASAYQNVQFLDGRVAYLEDQAKNVINNKDEMHGSFAEALRKVQSNSAYQSAFKKVFKDNTVTEEALLKSLASFVRSLSKMDSKFDAYLRGKNQLTVREKNGFNLFMGKAKCATCHFFPLFNGSVPPFYNETESEVLGVPSRPVIQNAIIDSDLGEYLITKAPLKKYAFKTPTVRNSAITYPYMHNGVYQSLEAVIDFYNRGGGAGIGISVDNQTLPPDELGLNQTEISDLILFIKTLDSPKTTLY
- a CDS encoding DUF1697 domain-containing protein — its product is MHTHLVLLRGINVSGQKIIKMEDLRNLLTEAGFENVQTYIQSGNIFVDTPEANPEKIEQQITALLLEKYNFQVPVVAVSEESLLQIFHNNPYLNEFAMPVKQLYVAFLATEPLPENESKLDPNFVQPDTFRFSEDRRALYLCYENPAGNSKMNNNWIENKLKVTATSRNWNTVTKLIGLFEARKN